A single Mercenaria mercenaria strain notata chromosome 9, MADL_Memer_1, whole genome shotgun sequence DNA region contains:
- the LOC128559448 gene encoding uncharacterized protein LOC128559448: MSCSADTAWQKRGFDSLTSHTFFMSSSKGKKIVKSVISHRQCSTCNWWRRHRPGQPLRQHRCVRNHSGSARSMESESGEKAILDLAKAGTPVEILEVMVTTLYWPD; this comes from the exons ATGTCTTGCTCTGCTGATACTGCTTGGCAGAAACGTGGATTTGACAGTCTAACGT CTCATACATTCTTTATGAGTTCTTCAAAGGGGAAGAAGATTGTAAAGAGCGTCATCAGCCACCGGCAGTGCTCAACCTGCAACTGGTGGAGACGTCACCGACCTGGCCAGCCACTACGGCAACATCGCTGTGTACGGAACCACTCCGGTAGTGCCCGTTCTATGGAGAGTGAAAGTGGAGAGAAAGCTATACTTGATCTAGCTAAAGCAGGCACCCCGGTGGAAATCCTTGAGGTGATGGTGACAACACTTTATTGGCCAGACTGA